In the Chroococcidiopsis sp. SAG 2025 genome, one interval contains:
- a CDS encoding DUF2243 domain-containing protein, whose protein sequence is MEAEQLRTQRNPLIASGIILGLGTGGLFDGILLHQILQWHHMLSSVRPTVTVAEMKVNMVWDGFFDAATWILTLLGIFLLWRAGEQKNVFWSGKTFFGALLLGVGLFDFFEGLIDHQILGIHHVKPGTNELIWDIGFLVLGAILAIAGWILIKSEEKVKT, encoded by the coding sequence ATGGAAGCAGAACAACTTCGCACGCAGCGCAACCCTTTAATTGCATCTGGAATTATCCTTGGGTTGGGAACTGGCGGACTATTTGATGGTATATTGCTCCATCAAATCTTGCAATGGCATCACATGCTCAGCAGCGTTCGACCAACTGTCACTGTTGCAGAAATGAAAGTCAACATGGTGTGGGATGGATTTTTTGATGCTGCTACGTGGATATTAACTTTATTAGGAATATTTTTACTCTGGCGGGCAGGCGAACAAAAAAACGTGTTCTGGTCGGGCAAAACTTTCTTTGGTGCTTTGTTGCTAGGCGTAGGATTATTCGACTTCTTTGAGGGATTAATCGACCATCAAATTCTCGGCATTCACCATGTCAAACCAGGGACGAATGAGTTAATTTGGGATATCGGTTTTCTCGTTCTAGGCGCTATTTTAGCGATCGCGGGATGGATACTGATAAAGTCTGAAGAAAAAGTTAAAACTTAA
- a CDS encoding DUF2993 domain-containing protein, whose product MFGGLTGFTNPTGTDWGEQMLNTVASKTIRHLFTQSESVEVSVRCYPSSKLLQGSIDSFKMSGRGLLIRREFWAEEMSFETDAVAIDFSSVLGGKLALKQPTQAVAQVTLSEEGINKAFEAELVKKRLLNLTVPSLTELSGGKPVSFREVRVELLPENQIKIWAKADLSQGELIPISLTATLSIERRRRVQFQNPRFEVETLPESQRETSLALAQALAEILNNMVDLDRFDLDGVTMRLNRLETKGKLLVFSGYAQIERVPGKG is encoded by the coding sequence ATGTTTGGCGGATTAACTGGTTTTACTAATCCTACTGGCACTGATTGGGGCGAGCAGATGCTCAATACTGTTGCCAGCAAGACGATTCGTCACTTGTTTACACAAAGCGAATCGGTAGAAGTCTCTGTTCGTTGTTATCCTTCGAGTAAACTCTTGCAAGGTAGCATTGATAGCTTCAAGATGAGCGGTCGCGGTTTGCTGATCCGGCGCGAATTTTGGGCAGAGGAGATGTCGTTTGAGACAGATGCTGTAGCGATAGATTTCAGCTCTGTTCTAGGTGGTAAACTTGCCCTCAAACAACCGACTCAAGCCGTAGCTCAAGTTACGCTATCAGAAGAAGGAATTAACAAGGCGTTTGAAGCAGAACTGGTGAAAAAACGCCTGCTCAACTTGACTGTACCTAGTTTGACTGAGTTATCTGGTGGCAAGCCAGTCTCGTTTCGGGAAGTTCGGGTAGAATTATTACCAGAGAATCAAATTAAGATCTGGGCTAAGGCAGACTTATCTCAAGGGGAATTAATACCAATTAGCCTCACAGCAACTTTGAGCATTGAACGGCGGCGACGAGTACAATTTCAAAACCCCAGATTTGAAGTAGAGACGCTACCAGAATCTCAACGAGAGACTTCCCTGGCTTTAGCACAAGCTTTGGCAGAAATTCTGAATAATATGGTCGATCTCGATCGCTTCGACTTAGATGGCGTTACTATGCGACTCAACCGCTTAGAAACTAAAGGCAAGCTGTTAGTTTTTAGTGGTTATGCTCAAATCGAGCGCGTACCTGGAAAAGGATAG
- a CDS encoding MoxR family ATPase: MPELRAGLNRLSEALDRVIVGQSQLVQQLLVAMLAGGHVILEGVPGTGKTLLVKVMAQLIQAEFRRVQLTPDVLPADITGTNILDLNSRNFTLKKGPVFTEVLLADEINRTPPKTQAALLEAMAEQQVTLDGESLPLPELFWAIATQNPLEFEGTYPLPEAQLDRFLFKLTVDYPDRQHEKQMLLNSQKGFQSRRLDIAQIEPVANVKLVLQARQEVKSVQVAEPILDYLLTLVQRSRQHPDLTLGASPRCAVAWLQTSQAAAWLAGRDYVTPDDVKAVAPPLLRHRLILKPESLLDGIQIETLITNLLNQVPVPR, from the coding sequence ATGCCCGAACTCCGCGCTGGATTAAATCGCCTCAGTGAAGCCCTCGATCGAGTTATTGTCGGTCAATCTCAATTAGTACAACAATTATTGGTGGCAATGCTAGCGGGGGGACACGTCATTTTAGAAGGCGTACCAGGCACCGGAAAAACTCTGCTGGTGAAAGTGATGGCGCAACTTATTCAAGCAGAATTTCGCCGCGTGCAACTGACACCAGATGTCTTACCTGCCGACATCACAGGTACGAATATTCTCGACCTTAATAGTCGCAACTTTACGCTGAAAAAGGGACCCGTATTTACAGAAGTTTTGTTGGCAGATGAAATAAACCGCACGCCACCCAAAACACAAGCTGCTTTATTGGAAGCAATGGCAGAACAGCAAGTGACTTTGGATGGTGAAAGCTTGCCGCTACCAGAATTATTTTGGGCGATCGCCACGCAAAATCCTTTGGAATTTGAGGGAACTTATCCTTTACCAGAAGCCCAACTGGATAGGTTTTTATTCAAATTAACGGTAGACTATCCCGATCGCCAGCATGAAAAGCAAATGCTGCTGAACAGCCAAAAGGGTTTTCAATCTCGACGGCTAGATATTGCTCAAATCGAACCCGTTGCTAACGTGAAGTTGGTTTTACAGGCGCGTCAGGAAGTCAAATCGGTACAAGTAGCAGAGCCAATTCTAGACTATCTGCTTACCCTAGTACAGCGATCGCGCCAACATCCCGATTTAACTTTGGGTGCTTCTCCTCGTTGTGCCGTAGCTTGGCTGCAAACTAGTCAAGCCGCCGCATGGCTTGCCGGACGAGATTACGTCACCCCTGATGATGTCAAAGCTGTAGCCCCACCTCTGCTGCGTCACCGTCTCATCCTCAAACCCGAAAGTTTACTCGATGGGATTCAAATTGAAACATTAATTACTAACTTATTAAATCAAGTTCCAGTTCCAAGATAA
- a CDS encoding DUF4129 domain-containing protein yields the protein MKEGEFEKNSIGWQLSQLQQQVGEWLELQTMRLNKNIPQLPEGIPSWLVEGLKAIAWIAVLALLLWLVRYVWRRLEPYFIELKTRRAVGGKTTSRTIEMPVEAWLKRSQTYFDRGNYREACRCLYMATLQLLHERAIVRHQPSRTDREYLQLVQQLPQSQSYRTLITTHEQLCFSDSEVLSETFERCQQAYRDIARQE from the coding sequence ATGAAAGAAGGCGAATTTGAAAAAAATAGCATAGGTTGGCAGTTATCTCAATTACAGCAACAGGTAGGGGAATGGCTCGAACTCCAAACGATGAGGTTGAATAAAAACATTCCCCAGTTGCCAGAAGGCATCCCCTCATGGTTAGTGGAGGGATTAAAAGCGATCGCCTGGATAGCAGTACTCGCCTTGTTGTTATGGCTAGTGAGGTATGTATGGCGGCGGTTGGAACCTTATTTCATAGAATTGAAAACTAGGCGCGCTGTTGGTGGAAAGACGACTTCTAGAACCATTGAAATGCCAGTCGAAGCTTGGTTAAAGCGATCGCAAACTTATTTCGATCGAGGGAACTATCGCGAAGCTTGTCGCTGTTTGTATATGGCAACGTTACAACTGTTGCACGAACGAGCGATCGTTCGCCATCAACCCAGTCGCACAGATCGAGAATACTTACAATTAGTTCAACAACTACCCCAGTCTCAGTCTTATCGTACGCTGATTACTACCCACGAGCAATTATGCTTTAGTGACAGTGAGGTTTTATCAGAGACGTTTGAACGATGTCAGCAGGCATATCGAGATATTGCCAGACAAGAATAA
- a CDS encoding GNAT family N-acetyltransferase, with the protein MSPSNPCLPPGCVLRQADPRDRLEVKKILFQALNWDKIIYISIGFCLFFAPVLTVVLAIQLLICILVGASILFISYKLNILKYWVIECNSYIVAFGALYCHETHSTISRLYVKKRWRRKGLGSTIINFFIQKGTKPIYLSSLPNRVSFYTRLGFIPISCEKITKTSRAFRKSALVLMKYQ; encoded by the coding sequence GTGTCACCAAGCAACCCTTGTTTACCTCCAGGTTGTGTTTTACGCCAAGCTGATCCCAGAGATCGGTTAGAAGTAAAGAAAATACTATTTCAAGCTTTAAATTGGGACAAAATAATTTACATTTCTATAGGATTTTGTCTATTTTTTGCTCCAGTACTCACAGTTGTATTAGCAATACAATTATTAATCTGTATCCTTGTAGGAGCATCAATCTTATTTATATCTTATAAACTAAATATCTTAAAATATTGGGTTATTGAGTGTAATAGCTACATAGTTGCTTTTGGGGCATTGTATTGCCATGAAACCCATTCTACAATTAGTAGATTGTACGTCAAGAAACGATGGCGTAGAAAAGGATTAGGCTCAACAATAATTAATTTTTTTATTCAGAAAGGTACAAAACCAATTTATTTAAGCTCTCTGCCTAATCGAGTGAGCTTCTATACTCGCTTAGGCTTCATACCAATTTCCTGTGAAAAAATTACCAAAACCTCTAGAGCATTTCGGAAATCGGCGCTAGTGCTAATGAAATATCAATAA
- a CDS encoding UDP-glucose dehydrogenase family protein has protein sequence MRVCVIGTGYVGLVTGACLAHIGHHVICVDNNEEKVKLMKAGQSPIFEPGLSEIMTGAMQAGTLEFTTDIGGGVAHGEILFIAVGTPPLPTGESDTRYVEAVARSIGAHLDGGYKVIVNKSTVPIGSGDWVRMIVLDGIVERQKVLVGAGGGEVTTLESVPAFDVVSNPEFLREGCAVYDTFNPDRIVLGGSSSKAIAMMQELYAPIIERQYAEDKSLPPVPVLATDISSAEMIKYAANAFLATKISFINEVANICDRVGADVTQVAKGIGLDSRIGNKFLQAGIGWGGSCFPKDVSALIHTADDYGYDTHLLKAAVSVNQRQRLIAVEKLQQVLKILKGKTVGLLGLTFKPDTDDMRDAPALNLIEHLNRLGAKVKAYDPIVAQSGMRHGLTGVLVETDPERLADGCDALVLVTDWQQFRNLDYNKMASLMTNPVMIDGRNYLDREALQQAGFYYVGVGR, from the coding sequence ATGCGTGTTTGCGTAATTGGTACAGGCTATGTCGGTTTAGTTACGGGTGCTTGCTTAGCTCACATCGGACACCATGTCATCTGCGTGGACAACAATGAAGAGAAAGTCAAGCTCATGAAAGCCGGACAGTCTCCGATTTTTGAACCAGGGCTGTCCGAGATCATGACTGGAGCAATGCAGGCAGGGACGTTAGAGTTTACCACAGACATCGGTGGCGGAGTGGCACATGGAGAAATCTTATTTATTGCCGTCGGCACTCCACCGCTACCAACTGGAGAAAGCGATACTCGCTATGTTGAGGCTGTAGCCCGCAGCATTGGCGCTCATTTGGATGGCGGATATAAAGTGATCGTCAACAAGTCTACAGTACCAATCGGCTCTGGTGACTGGGTACGAATGATCGTTCTCGATGGCATTGTCGAACGCCAGAAGGTGTTAGTTGGCGCTGGTGGTGGCGAAGTCACGACTTTGGAAAGCGTACCTGCGTTTGATGTCGTGAGCAATCCTGAGTTTTTGCGCGAAGGTTGTGCCGTATACGATACTTTTAACCCCGATCGCATTGTCTTGGGTGGTAGCAGCTCCAAAGCGATCGCCATGATGCAAGAGCTGTACGCTCCAATTATCGAGCGCCAGTACGCCGAAGACAAGTCTTTGCCCCCCGTACCAGTTCTCGCCACCGATATTAGTTCGGCAGAGATGATTAAGTATGCAGCAAACGCATTTTTAGCCACTAAAATTAGTTTTATTAACGAAGTTGCCAATATTTGCGATCGCGTCGGTGCAGATGTGACCCAAGTTGCTAAAGGTATCGGTTTAGATTCCCGCATTGGTAATAAGTTTTTGCAAGCAGGCATCGGTTGGGGTGGTTCCTGCTTCCCCAAAGATGTCTCAGCGCTGATTCATACTGCTGATGACTACGGTTACGATACTCACCTGCTCAAGGCTGCTGTTAGCGTTAACCAGCGCCAGCGTTTAATTGCCGTAGAAAAACTCCAGCAGGTACTCAAGATCCTCAAAGGAAAAACTGTCGGACTGTTGGGACTGACATTTAAACCCGATACCGATGATATGCGCGATGCTCCTGCTCTCAATTTAATCGAGCATCTCAACCGCTTAGGAGCCAAGGTAAAAGCATACGATCCAATTGTTGCCCAATCTGGAATGCGTCACGGGCTAACAGGCGTTTTGGTAGAAACCGATCCCGAACGTCTTGCCGATGGCTGCGATGCTCTAGTCCTCGTCACTGATTGGCAGCAGTTCCGCAATCTCGACTACAACAAGATGGCATCGTTGATGACTAACCCCGTCATGATTGACGGTCGTAACTACCTCGATCGCGAAGCCTTACAACAAGCTGGATTCTACTACGTTGGTGTAGGACGCTAA
- a CDS encoding DUF4350 domain-containing protein, with the protein MRNLRHRWWLGAIAIAAIVFLSLVTAPNNPSRLGSTYSRSPDGYGAWYAYMQNRGTPVKRWQKPSSELSKQNQITLLRVLNQPNSGLNYIDKQWVERGNTSIVLGVHQPVTPADFSTKQQNNELINIKIDTRRRAGINQQQRSLLGDRYGAVVWQEKIGEGQVIFCVTPYLAANAYQDYPNNYKYLAQLVTQANRSIWVDEYIHGYRDKEVRERAGETDFLSYLAQRPLAAALFQTAIVLFVFILASNRRFGQPATLTAAIADNSTAYIEALAGVLQKAQASDFVIDTVGNAEQKQLQQALGLGQIPLERQELIQAWVQQTGRSPIELEQLLRLHGQKRCPSDKDLLNWLKQWRTIRSYVKPD; encoded by the coding sequence GTGCGAAATCTACGTCATCGATGGTGGTTAGGGGCGATCGCGATCGCCGCGATCGTATTTCTCAGCCTAGTTACTGCACCCAATAATCCTTCGCGTCTTGGCTCTACCTATAGCCGCAGTCCCGATGGATATGGAGCTTGGTATGCATACATGCAAAACCGAGGCACGCCTGTCAAGCGATGGCAAAAGCCATCCAGCGAATTAAGCAAACAAAATCAAATAACATTGCTGCGCGTTCTCAACCAACCAAATTCCGGCTTGAATTACATAGACAAGCAGTGGGTAGAACGAGGCAACACTTCGATCGTTTTGGGCGTGCATCAGCCAGTAACACCAGCTGACTTTAGCACCAAGCAACAAAACAACGAGTTAATTAATATTAAAATCGATACGCGGCGTAGAGCAGGGATAAACCAGCAACAGCGATCGCTATTAGGTGATCGCTATGGTGCAGTTGTATGGCAAGAAAAAATTGGTGAAGGACAGGTCATATTCTGTGTCACCCCTTATTTGGCAGCAAATGCCTACCAAGACTATCCCAATAACTATAAATACTTAGCTCAACTTGTGACTCAAGCCAATCGATCGATCTGGGTAGACGAATACATTCACGGCTACCGAGATAAAGAGGTAAGAGAACGAGCGGGTGAAACAGATTTCCTATCTTATTTAGCACAAAGACCCTTAGCTGCTGCCCTATTTCAAACCGCGATCGTGCTATTTGTGTTTATTCTGGCTAGCAATCGTCGTTTCGGACAACCAGCCACTCTCACAGCCGCGATCGCAGACAATAGCACTGCTTATATTGAAGCTTTAGCAGGAGTGCTGCAAAAAGCCCAAGCCAGCGATTTTGTCATAGATACAGTTGGTAACGCCGAGCAAAAACAACTCCAGCAAGCTTTAGGACTCGGACAAATTCCCCTAGAACGGCAAGAACTGATTCAAGCGTGGGTACAGCAAACGGGGCGATCGCCTATTGAACTCGAACAATTGCTGCGGCTGCATGGGCAAAAGCGCTGCCCCAGTGATAAAGACCTATTAAATTGGTTAAAACAATGGCGCACCATCCGCAGTTATGTTAAACCTGATTAG
- a CDS encoding SRPBCC family protein, whose product MTAMYIGTTIGQTEQTALMRGEILVQTRPHSTWGGAVTACMYLPMQRSQVWQQLTDYPRWVQYFPDVIQSEVLQRGEVKRLYQVARKAFLIFTAQVEIYLNVFEEVQQRIQFRMEKGTFTDFTADLNLQDCGIGTLLTYAVQATPNVPIPSIFIQQAMQFELPENMRKMRQAICKNQ is encoded by the coding sequence ATGACAGCAATGTATATAGGTACGACGATCGGTCAGACAGAGCAAACAGCTTTGATGCGGGGGGAAATTTTAGTTCAAACGCGCCCCCATTCGACATGGGGCGGGGCTGTGACAGCATGTATGTATCTACCAATGCAGCGATCGCAAGTCTGGCAGCAGCTTACTGATTATCCTCGTTGGGTACAATATTTTCCCGACGTGATCCAGAGCGAAGTTTTGCAGCGAGGTGAGGTGAAGCGCTTATACCAAGTTGCCCGCAAAGCCTTTCTCATTTTCACTGCCCAAGTCGAAATTTATTTAAACGTGTTTGAGGAAGTACAGCAGCGAATTCAGTTTCGCATGGAAAAAGGTACTTTCACCGATTTTACAGCAGATTTAAACCTGCAAGATTGCGGAATTGGCACTTTGCTCACTTATGCCGTACAAGCTACGCCTAACGTTCCAATTCCATCGATTTTTATTCAACAAGCGATGCAATTTGAATTACCAGAAAATATGCGGAAAATGAGGCAAGCGATTTGTAAGAATCAATAG
- a CDS encoding class I SAM-dependent methyltransferase yields the protein MENQRLEREKQFHDAWAAVIDVEGIRVADYFEACTAPENRFILSQMGDVRGKKILDLGCGAGENSVYFAKKGALCMAADYSPGMVEVALDLAAKNGVKIEGRTMDASALDCPDSSFDFVYAANLLHHLPDPRTAILEMHRVLKPGGKACFWEPLKHNPIINVYRRIATKVRTEDEMPLDIAIVKFVEQNFSRTNYDTFWIATLWIFLQFYLIERVDPNKERYWKKIIIEHRRLAPAYWRLEKWDKLLKKIPGMKRFAWNLAVVAMK from the coding sequence ATGGAAAATCAAAGATTAGAAAGAGAAAAACAGTTTCACGATGCTTGGGCTGCGGTAATTGATGTTGAGGGAATTCGGGTAGCAGACTATTTTGAAGCTTGCACAGCTCCAGAAAATCGATTTATTCTCAGCCAGATGGGAGACGTGCGGGGAAAAAAAATCTTAGATTTAGGTTGTGGTGCAGGAGAAAACAGCGTTTATTTTGCTAAGAAAGGGGCGCTATGCATGGCAGCTGATTATTCTCCAGGTATGGTAGAAGTTGCCTTAGATTTAGCAGCTAAAAATGGTGTAAAAATCGAGGGACGAACGATGGATGCATCTGCTCTAGATTGTCCCGATAGTTCTTTTGATTTTGTTTATGCTGCCAATTTACTACACCATCTTCCCGATCCTCGCACTGCTATATTAGAGATGCATCGAGTCCTCAAACCTGGGGGAAAAGCTTGCTTTTGGGAGCCATTAAAACACAATCCCATTATCAACGTTTACCGTCGAATTGCTACTAAAGTTCGCACGGAAGATGAAATGCCGCTTGATATTGCGATCGTTAAGTTTGTCGAACAGAATTTTTCTCGTACCAATTATGATACTTTTTGGATTGCCACACTCTGGATATTTTTGCAATTTTATTTAATTGAAAGAGTCGATCCAAACAAAGAGAGATACTGGAAAAAAATAATTATTGAACATCGGCGATTAGCACCAGCATATTGGCGACTAGAGAAATGGGATAAACTATTGAAAAAAATTCCTGGAATGAAGAGATTTGCTTGGAATTTGGCAGTTGTAGCAATGAAATAA
- a CDS encoding DUF924 family protein: MSSEQAKRILDFWFGSPEQASYGKPRQIWFIKKLEFDREVEARFLSDYEQAAAGELDSWKSSPLSCLALILLLDQFPRNMFRGKSQAFATDWQALSTAEYAIAQGYDRELLPVQRWFIYCPFEHSENLEDQNRSVALFQQLSDDPDSADAITYALRHREVILRFGRFPHRNKILERVSTPEEEEFLQQPGSSF; this comes from the coding sequence ATGTCATCAGAACAGGCAAAAAGAATTTTAGATTTTTGGTTTGGTTCTCCCGAACAGGCTAGTTATGGAAAACCAAGACAGATTTGGTTCATTAAAAAGCTGGAATTCGATCGAGAAGTGGAAGCCCGCTTTCTGAGCGATTACGAGCAAGCCGCAGCAGGGGAGTTAGATAGTTGGAAAAGTTCCCCTTTAAGTTGTCTGGCTTTGATCTTGCTTCTCGATCAGTTTCCTCGCAATATGTTTCGCGGTAAGTCTCAAGCTTTCGCAACTGACTGGCAAGCCTTATCCACCGCAGAGTATGCCATAGCCCAAGGCTACGATCGCGAATTATTACCCGTACAACGCTGGTTTATTTACTGTCCTTTTGAACACAGCGAAAACCTAGAGGATCAAAATCGTTCTGTAGCTCTATTTCAACAGCTGAGCGACGATCCTGATAGTGCTGATGCAATTACCTATGCCTTGCGTCACCGCGAAGTCATTTTAAGATTCGGACGCTTTCCCCACCGCAACAAAATTTTAGAGCGAGTCTCTACCCCAGAAGAAGAAGAGTTTTTGCAACAGCCAGGTTCGTCTTTTTAG
- a CDS encoding RNA recognition motif domain-containing protein, translating to MSIYVGNLSYDVTQEDLTKVFADYGTVTRVQLPIDRESGRPRGFGFVEMETEDAEEAAISELDGARWMGRVLKVNKAKPREEGGSRTGNSRGSYNRRESSRSY from the coding sequence ATGTCCATATATGTAGGTAACTTGTCATATGACGTTACCCAAGAAGATTTGACTAAGGTATTTGCCGATTACGGCACTGTGACACGAGTACAGTTACCTATAGACCGAGAAAGCGGTCGTCCGCGTGGCTTTGGTTTCGTTGAAATGGAAACAGAAGACGCAGAAGAAGCTGCTATTTCGGAGCTAGATGGCGCTAGATGGATGGGACGAGTGCTGAAGGTAAATAAAGCCAAGCCACGCGAGGAAGGTGGTAGTAGAACTGGCAACAGCAGAGGTAGCTATAACCGCCGCGAATCTTCTAGAAGCTACTAG
- a CDS encoding UDP-glucuronic acid decarboxylase family protein gives MRILVTGGAGFIGSHLIDRLMAQGHEVICLDNFYTGHKRNILKWMDHPYFELIRHDITEPIRLEVDQVYHLACPASPVHYQFNPVKTVKTNVMGTLNMLGLAKRVKARFLLASTSEVYGDPEIHPQTEEYRGNVNPIGIRSCYDEGKRIAETLAFDYHRQNDVDIRVARIFNTYGPRMLENDGRVVSNLVVQALKNLPMTVYGDGSQTRSFCYVSDLVEGLMRLMNGEQIGPVNLGNPDEYTILELAEAVRNLVNPQAEIKFAPLPQDDPRRRRPDITRAKTWLGWEPTLPLSEGLKLTVEDFRQRLQQPQPTTYSEAGIVSNS, from the coding sequence ATGAGAATTTTGGTCACTGGCGGCGCTGGATTTATAGGTTCTCACCTGATCGACCGATTAATGGCACAGGGACACGAAGTTATCTGCTTAGACAACTTCTACACCGGACACAAGCGTAACATCTTGAAATGGATGGATCATCCCTACTTTGAATTAATCCGTCACGACATCACCGAACCAATTCGCCTAGAAGTAGACCAAGTTTATCACCTGGCTTGTCCTGCGTCTCCCGTTCACTATCAATTCAACCCAGTTAAAACCGTCAAAACCAACGTAATGGGAACGTTGAATATGCTAGGACTAGCAAAGCGGGTCAAAGCAAGATTTCTGCTAGCTTCTACATCAGAAGTTTATGGCGACCCAGAAATCCACCCGCAAACCGAAGAGTATCGCGGTAACGTCAACCCAATTGGCATTCGCTCTTGTTATGACGAAGGCAAGCGCATTGCTGAGACTCTCGCCTTTGATTACCATCGACAAAACGATGTCGATATTCGCGTGGCGCGGATCTTTAATACCTACGGTCCCCGCATGTTAGAAAACGATGGACGAGTTGTGAGTAATCTAGTCGTACAAGCTTTGAAGAATCTGCCGATGACGGTGTATGGTGATGGTTCTCAAACTCGCAGCTTTTGCTATGTTTCTGACTTGGTAGAAGGATTAATGCGATTGATGAATGGAGAGCAAATTGGTCCTGTCAATCTAGGCAATCCAGACGAGTATACCATTCTAGAACTAGCTGAAGCAGTTCGCAATCTGGTAAACCCTCAAGCAGAAATTAAATTTGCGCCCCTTCCACAAGACGATCCGCGCCGTCGCCGCCCAGATATTACCCGCGCTAAAACCTGGCTAGGTTGGGAACCAACTTTGCCTCTATCAGAAGGATTAAAACTGACAGTAGAAGATTTTCGGCAGCGCTTGCAGCAACCCCAGCCAACAACTTACAGCGAGGCGGGAATTGTTAGTAATTCCTAG